The DNA sequence TCGTTGGCCATCACCGCAGCGTGACGCGCTGATCGCGGAGGTGGGGCGAGATCGTGAGAGGGTGCGGATCGCCCATCTTCCGCCCCACTTCTGCCTCAGTTCTGCCCCCATTCCAACCTTGACGGCAAATCGATATAACAATCTAAATCAACTGGAGTCAGGGCTAATTATCAGAGTCCGCCGATGATGGGGCGTTGCGCCGCGCCGACGATGTTCGGCGAAAGATCCCCTTTTCCTCCACCCCCAAGGAAAGGATCGACGCGCAATGCACCGACCTCGCAGTGGCGCCGCCCGACGGCTGCTGGCGGCGCTGGCCATGATCGCGCCGGTCACCGCCGGCCTCGTCATGGCCTCCCCCGCCTCCGCGGCCTCGCCCGCCCCGTCGCCGGAGAACCTGACGCCGGGGGCGCCCACGGGCAACTACATCGTCGTGTTCAAGGACACCGAGAACGTGCGCCGCAGGGGCGTCGCGAACCGCGCCCGCGAGCTCGCCGAGCGCCGGGGCGCGCGGGCCGGCAACATCTACCAGCACGCGCTCAAGGGCTTCACGTTCCGGGGCAACGCGCAGCAGGCCCGGGAGGTCGCCGCGGACCCGGACGTGGCGTTCGTCGAGGAGGACCGGGTCATCTCGCTCACCGCGGACCAGGTCAACCCGCCGTCCTGGGGCCTTGACCGCATCGACCAGCGCCAGCTGCCGCTCAACTCCCGGTACAGCTACACGAGCACGGCCTCGAACGTGACCGCGTACATCATCGACACCGGCATCCTCACCACCCACAGCGACTTCGGCGGCCGGGCGTCGCACGGGTACGACTTCGTCGACAACGACTCCAACGCCACCGACTGCAACGGCCACGGCACCCACGTCGCCGGCACCGTGGGCGGTTCCTCGTACGGCGTGGCCAAGGGCGTGCGGCTCGTCGCGGTGCGGGTGCTCAACTGCAGCGGCAACGGCACCACCTCGGGCGTGATCGCCGGTATCGACTGGGTCACCCGGAACGCGCGCAAGCCGGCGGTCGCGAACATGAGCCTCGGCGGCGGTGCGAGCGCGGCGATCGACGCGGCGGTGAACAACTCGATCAACTCCGGCGTCACCTACGTGGTCGCGGCGGGCAACGAGTCCACCAACGCCTGCACCCGCTCCCCGGCCCGCGTGCCGAACGCGATCACCGTCGGCGCGACGACGAGCAACGACACCCGGGCGAGCTACTCCAACTACGGCTCCTGCCTCGACATCTTCGCGCCCGGCTCGAGCATCACCTCGGCGTGGCACACCTCGACCACGGCGCGCAACACGATCAACGGCACCTCGATGGCGTCCCCGCACGTGGCCGGCGCGGCCGCGCTCTACCTGTCGGCGAACCCCTCCGCCACCCCCACCCAGGTGGGGAACGCGCTGGTCGGAAACGGGACCACGGGCGTGGTGCGGAGCGCGGGCTCGGGCAGCCCGAACGTCCTGCTCTACACCGGGTCGTGATCGCGACCGTCTGACGGTCCCGTCGCGAGGAGGGTGGGCACGCCCCGCCCTCCTCTTTCCCGTCGCTCTGGGTACGGCTCGGCCGACGAGCGTGCTGGGACGCCCCGGTATCTCCCTTGGACGCTCGCCGCCCTGATCGCCGGATTCGTTGGCCCTCGCACCATTCTCCGCTATTTCCCGATCCATAGCCAATGACGTTTTCGCCGGACAACGATTCGCGGCCGGGAATCGCCGAAATCAGCCACAATGTAGTCTGATCAGCAATTTCCGGACATCCCGATCAGGCGGCCCGCACGGCACGCAAGGCACGTTCCGCTGCATGGCCATGTCGGCTCACAGTACGACGTTCGCGCAGGTCACATCCGGCAAGGTATTCCCAACCTGTAGGCGAATCTTACGGTAAGAAGGCGACCAAGGCCCCCGCCATCGGCGCGAAACATGAGATAAGTGTGAGCTGGATCGGATGACCGGTACGGCACTTCGCGGAAATTGTCGCTTTCGCAGCGACGCACACGCGTGCCCGGCACGCCGGTCGGCCATACGCAGCGACGTGAATCGGGGGCTACATGGGTATTCGAGGTCTCGGCCGGTTGCGGATCGGCGCCGCCGTCATCGGCATGGTCGCGCTGCTCGCCGTACCGACCGCGGGGGCCACGGCGGCGGCCGATCCGCGCGAGACGGGTCTCCACCGGGAGACGAAGGCGAACGCGTGGAAGGCGCTGGAGCTGGAGTCCTTCGCGTACGCCGCCAACCGGGCCTTCGCCGTGCAGGCGCACGCGGAGGATCTGCGGCGAATCCGCGATCTGTACGACCGGGGCGCCCTGATCGAGCGGCGGCACTTCGCCGAGCTGGCGGCGCTGATCGAGCTGGTCAAGGACAACGCCACCAACCTGCGCCACGCGATCCAGGGCGCGGAGTCGACGGCCCGGATGTACCGGCGGTTCGCCGCCGAGGCGAAGAAGGACGGTGAGCTCGCGGCCGCCCGGCTCTTCCACGACCTCGCCCTCGACGAGGCGGACAACCGGGACCGGTTCCGCGAGGCGCTGCAGGCGATCACCAAGCCGGGGTCGGGCGCGCGCATCCCGGCCGACGTCAGCGTGAAGAAGACGATCATCAAGGCCGGCCCGCCCAAGGTGCGCACCGCGCGCACGCTGCGCAACCTGCGCACCGCGATGGAGCGGGAGGCGCTCGCCTTCCTCACCGACGTGCTGTTCGCCGAGCACGCCAAGGCCACCGGCCGCCCCACGCTCGCCAAGCTGTTCGGCAGCGTCGCGCTCGTCGAGCTCACCGAGCACTTCGCCAAGGAGGCGATCCTCGCCGGGCTCGTCAAGAAGACCCGCACGAACGTCTGCACGACGATCAAGGGCGAGAACTACGAGAGCACCACGCTGTACCCGCGCTTCGCCCGGCAGGCCGACCGGGCCGGCGACTACGTCGCGGCGGAGTTGTTCCTGAGCATCGCCGACGACGACGGCCGCCAGGCCCGCTCCCTGGCCAAGGCGCTGGCCGAGATCGGCGGAGGCTGCTGAACGAACCGGGACACCCGTCGCCCGGGAGGTGCACCGCGCCTCCCGGGCTTTCTCTTCCCCCGGCCGGTACGGCGGGCCGCCGCGGCCGGGCGTGGCCGTGGCGCCCGCGGGCCGCAACATGCAAGGCGATGTTCAAACGGGGGACCACCGGCGGGACGCCGTCCGTTCCGGATCAGTTCATGCAGCACTTTTAGCGTGCCCGATATGAGAATGGGCCTGATCGCACTGGGTGCCGCGGCGCTGGTCGCCGGACTCGCCGCACCGGCCGCGGCCGACCCCAAGCCCGCCGGATTCGGTCGGGCGACGCTGACCGGATTCGCCTCCCTGCCCGCCAAGACGTTCGTGCCGGACAGCGAGCCCTCCGGGTCGCGGCTCGGCGAGGAGCCGATCAACGGGATCACCCCGCCGTTCGCCGGGCAGCCCGTGCAGGGCTTCAGCGGCATCGTGCCGAACGGGCGCGGCCGGTACCTGATGCTCTCCGACAACGGCTTCGGCCAGCAGGCGAACAGCGCCGACTTCCTGCTGCGGGTGCACGAGGTCGAGCCCGACCTGCGCACCGGCAGGGTGCGGGTGCGCGGCGGGTTCAACCTCAGCGACCCCGACGGGCACATCACGTTCCCGCTCACCCGCGAGGACCGGCTGCTCACCGGCGCCGACTTCGACGTCGAGTCGATCGTGCGCGCCGACGACGGCACGTTCTGGATCGGCGACGAGTTCGGGCCGCTCCTGCTGCACGTCTCGGCGCGCGGCAAGCTGCTCGAGCCGCCCATCCCGCTGCCCGGGGTGCGCGCGCCGGAGAACCCGTACCTCGGCGACGGGAAGCCCAACCTGGGGCGCAGCAAGGGTTTCGAGGGCATGGCCCGCTCGCTCGACGGCCGCCGCCTCTACCCGCTGCTCGAGGGCACCGTCGACGGCGACCCGGCCGGCACGCTGCGCATGTACGAGTTCGACGTGCGCAAGCGCAGGTACACCGGCAAGCGGTGGACGTACCGGCTCGACGCCCCGGAGAACGCGATCGGCGACGCGGTGATCGTCGACCGGAACCGCTTCCTCGTCATCGAGCGGGACAACAACGAGGGCGACGCGGCCCGGACCAAGCGCATCTACCTCGCCGACATCCGGGACCGCGACCGCGACGGCGCCATGGACAAGACCCTCGTCGCCGACCTGCTGGACATCGCCAACCCCAAGCGGCTCGGCGGGTTCGGCACCACGTTCCGCTTCCCGTTCCAGACGATCGAGGACGTGGCGATCCTCGACGACCGCACCCTCATCGTCGCGAACGACAACAACTTCCCGTTCTCCGCGGGCCGCACGCCCGGCAAGCCGGACAACAACGAATTCATCACCATACGGCTGACGCGTCCGCTCAACACTGCTCACGGGGCGATCAGGTGATGTAACGTCCGGTGCAACGGTGTCCGTCCCGGCCGTGCGCCCGCGGCCGGGGCGGTCGCGGCCACCGCCCCACCCCTCAGGCAGGCACGAGCACCGAGGGGACGGCCATGGGCTGGAAACGGCTGTGGGCACTCACGATCGCCCTGCTCGCCGGGCTGACCTGCGCATCGCCCGCGCTGGCGGACGATCCGGTCTACATGCTGCCGAGGGCGGTGGTGACCGCGAAGGTCGCGCCGGACGGCAGCGTCGCGGTGACGCAGGATCTCACCTTCTCGTTCAACCGTGCGGGGCACGGGGCGTACGTGGACGTGCCCCGGCCGGTGCTGAGCCGCCTCACCGACATCGCGGTGAGCGAGGACGGCCGACCGTACCGCAAAGGGGCGGACGCGGAGATCGGGGTCGAGCGGCCACCCGGGACCTTCGGCGAGAAGACCTGCTCGGCGGACGGCGCGCACCGCATCGTGTGGTACTTCGACGCGGAGCCGGGCAGCATCCGGACCTTCCGGGTGCGGTACACGATGCACCGGGCGGTGGCCGCCTACGACGACCACGCCTTCCTCCAGCTCCCGGTCTGGGGCAGGAACTGGAGCCAGCCGCTGGAGCGCCTCGACGTCACGGTACGGCTGCCGCGCGCCGGCCGGGAGGGCGAGGTCTACCTCGCCAAGGGCGCCCCGGTGGAGGTGCTGGAGCCCGTCGTCGGCGCCTCGCGGCAGGTGACCAAGGCGACCGCGGAGGACGTCGTTGGCGGCCGTCCCGTCACGCTCTACCTGGCCTTCCCCACCGCGCAGCTCAACAATGTGACCACCTCGCCGAGCGTGCGGCTCGTCTCGGGTGACGGCGCGGAACGGCTGGAGAGCCTGCGGCAGGGCGACGTCGAAACGGACCCGTACCAGGGCGAGGACTGCCCGACGGGCGAGGACGGCTTC is a window from the Thermopolyspora flexuosa genome containing:
- a CDS encoding DUF2207 domain-containing protein, with the protein product MGWKRLWALTIALLAGLTCASPALADDPVYMLPRAVVTAKVAPDGSVAVTQDLTFSFNRAGHGAYVDVPRPVLSRLTDIAVSEDGRPYRKGADAEIGVERPPGTFGEKTCSADGAHRIVWYFDAEPGSIRTFRVRYTMHRAVAAYDDHAFLQLPVWGRNWSQPLERLDVTVRLPRAGREGEVYLAKGAPVEVLEPVVGASRQVTKATAEDVVGGRPVTLYLAFPTAQLNNVTTSPSVRLVSGDGAERLESLRQGDVETDPYQGEDCPTGEDGFSLSDALWLTAGAALVAMVVWTSRVQRKHGPRRHGSGDGSGSSTYYHSGGSSSSSDSGSSGGGGGAW
- a CDS encoding esterase-like activity of phytase family protein, with the protein product MRMGLIALGAAALVAGLAAPAAADPKPAGFGRATLTGFASLPAKTFVPDSEPSGSRLGEEPINGITPPFAGQPVQGFSGIVPNGRGRYLMLSDNGFGQQANSADFLLRVHEVEPDLRTGRVRVRGGFNLSDPDGHITFPLTREDRLLTGADFDVESIVRADDGTFWIGDEFGPLLLHVSARGKLLEPPIPLPGVRAPENPYLGDGKPNLGRSKGFEGMARSLDGRRLYPLLEGTVDGDPAGTLRMYEFDVRKRRYTGKRWTYRLDAPENAIGDAVIVDRNRFLVIERDNNEGDAARTKRIYLADIRDRDRDGAMDKTLVADLLDIANPKRLGGFGTTFRFPFQTIEDVAILDDRTLIVANDNNFPFSAGRTPGKPDNNEFITIRLTRPLNTAHGAIR
- a CDS encoding S8 family peptidase, which produces MHRPRSGAARRLLAALAMIAPVTAGLVMASPASAASPAPSPENLTPGAPTGNYIVVFKDTENVRRRGVANRARELAERRGARAGNIYQHALKGFTFRGNAQQAREVAADPDVAFVEEDRVISLTADQVNPPSWGLDRIDQRQLPLNSRYSYTSTASNVTAYIIDTGILTTHSDFGGRASHGYDFVDNDSNATDCNGHGTHVAGTVGGSSYGVAKGVRLVAVRVLNCSGNGTTSGVIAGIDWVTRNARKPAVANMSLGGGASAAIDAAVNNSINSGVTYVVAAGNESTNACTRSPARVPNAITVGATTSNDTRASYSNYGSCLDIFAPGSSITSAWHTSTTARNTINGTSMASPHVAGAAALYLSANPSATPTQVGNALVGNGTTGVVRSAGSGSPNVLLYTGS
- a CDS encoding ferritin family protein, giving the protein MGIRGLGRLRIGAAVIGMVALLAVPTAGATAAADPRETGLHRETKANAWKALELESFAYAANRAFAVQAHAEDLRRIRDLYDRGALIERRHFAELAALIELVKDNATNLRHAIQGAESTARMYRRFAAEAKKDGELAAARLFHDLALDEADNRDRFREALQAITKPGSGARIPADVSVKKTIIKAGPPKVRTARTLRNLRTAMEREALAFLTDVLFAEHAKATGRPTLAKLFGSVALVELTEHFAKEAILAGLVKKTRTNVCTTIKGENYESTTLYPRFARQADRAGDYVAAELFLSIADDDGRQARSLAKALAEIGGGC